In one Juglans regia cultivar Chandler chromosome 11, Walnut 2.0, whole genome shotgun sequence genomic region, the following are encoded:
- the LOC109015366 gene encoding probable aldo-keto reductase 1 isoform X2: MGLSGAYNSPLSDEDGISVIKHAFSKGITFFDTADVYGPHTNEILLGKALKQLPREKIQIATKFGIQSLVFSNMVVNGSPEYVRSCCEASLKRLDVEYIDLYYQHRVDTKVPIEETIGELKKLVEEGKVKYIGLSEASPDTIRRAHAIHPITAVQMEWSLWARDLEEEIIPLCRELGIGIVPYSPLGRGILAGKGVVESLATNSSLANHHPRFQGENLVKNKTIYSQIESLARKHECNPAQLAIAWVLEQGDDVVPIPGTTKIKNLDNNIGSFKVKLSREALKEISNAVPIEEVAGSRSYTNTDHLEWKFANTPPKK; the protein is encoded by the exons ATGGGCCTGAGTGGAGCCTATAATTCTCCTCTCTCTGATGAGGATGGAATCTCAGTAATAAAGCATGCTTTCAGTAAGGGAATCACTTTCTTTGATACAGCCGACGTTTACGGGCCTCACACTAATGAAATTCTTCTCGGGAAG GCCTTGAAGCAATTGCCAAGAGAGAAAATTCAAATAGCCACCAAATTTGGCATCCAAAGTCTGGTGTTTTCTAATATGGTTGTGAATGGTAGTCCCGAATATGTTCGCTCATGCTGTGAGGCAAGCTTGAAGCGCCTTGATGTGGAATATATTGATCTGTATTATCAGCACCGGGTAGACACAAAAGTACCTATAGAAGAAACT ATTGGTGAACTTAAGAAACTGGTAGAAGAGGGAAAAGTCAAGTATATTGGTCTATCTGAAGCCAGCCCAGACACAATAAGGAGGGCACATGCTATCCATCCAATCACAGCTGTACAAATGGAGTGGTCTCTCTGGGCTCGTGATCTCGAGGAAGAGATAATTCCACTTTGCAG GGAACTTGGAATTGGAATAGTTCCATACAGTCCTCTTGGTCGTGGCATTTTGGCTGGCAAAGGAGTTGTGGAAAGTTTGGCCACAAATAGCAGCTTG gCCAACCATCATCCTCGGTTCCAAGGAGAGAATTTGGTTAAGAACAAGACCATTTATAGTCAGATAGAAAGCCTTGCTagaaagcatgaatgcaatcCTGCCCAGCTAGCAATAGCATGGGTTCTCGAACAAGGGGATGATGTTGTACCAATACCTG GGACAACCAAGATCAAGAACCTGGATAACAATATTGGCTCTTTCAAGGTCAAACTTTCAAGAGAAGCTCTAAAAGAGATATCTAATGCTGTACCCATCGAAGAGGTAGCCGGTAGTAGAAGCTATACAAACACAGATCATTTAGAATGGAAGTTTGCCAACACTCCACCAAAGAAATGA
- the LOC109015366 gene encoding probable aldo-keto reductase 1 isoform X1, which produces MAQGNEVQIPRVKLGNQGLEVSKLGFGCMGLSGAYNSPLSDEDGISVIKHAFSKGITFFDTADVYGPHTNEILLGKALKQLPREKIQIATKFGIQSLVFSNMVVNGSPEYVRSCCEASLKRLDVEYIDLYYQHRVDTKVPIEETIGELKKLVEEGKVKYIGLSEASPDTIRRAHAIHPITAVQMEWSLWARDLEEEIIPLCRELGIGIVPYSPLGRGILAGKGVVESLATNSSLANHHPRFQGENLVKNKTIYSQIESLARKHECNPAQLAIAWVLEQGDDVVPIPGTTKIKNLDNNIGSFKVKLSREALKEISNAVPIEEVAGSRSYTNTDHLEWKFANTPPKK; this is translated from the exons ATGGCACAAGGAAACGAAGTCCAAATTCCAAGGGTGAAACTGGGCAATCAAGGGCTTGAG GTCTCAAAGTTGGGGTTTGGATGTATGGGCCTGAGTGGAGCCTATAATTCTCCTCTCTCTGATGAGGATGGAATCTCAGTAATAAAGCATGCTTTCAGTAAGGGAATCACTTTCTTTGATACAGCCGACGTTTACGGGCCTCACACTAATGAAATTCTTCTCGGGAAG GCCTTGAAGCAATTGCCAAGAGAGAAAATTCAAATAGCCACCAAATTTGGCATCCAAAGTCTGGTGTTTTCTAATATGGTTGTGAATGGTAGTCCCGAATATGTTCGCTCATGCTGTGAGGCAAGCTTGAAGCGCCTTGATGTGGAATATATTGATCTGTATTATCAGCACCGGGTAGACACAAAAGTACCTATAGAAGAAACT ATTGGTGAACTTAAGAAACTGGTAGAAGAGGGAAAAGTCAAGTATATTGGTCTATCTGAAGCCAGCCCAGACACAATAAGGAGGGCACATGCTATCCATCCAATCACAGCTGTACAAATGGAGTGGTCTCTCTGGGCTCGTGATCTCGAGGAAGAGATAATTCCACTTTGCAG GGAACTTGGAATTGGAATAGTTCCATACAGTCCTCTTGGTCGTGGCATTTTGGCTGGCAAAGGAGTTGTGGAAAGTTTGGCCACAAATAGCAGCTTG gCCAACCATCATCCTCGGTTCCAAGGAGAGAATTTGGTTAAGAACAAGACCATTTATAGTCAGATAGAAAGCCTTGCTagaaagcatgaatgcaatcCTGCCCAGCTAGCAATAGCATGGGTTCTCGAACAAGGGGATGATGTTGTACCAATACCTG GGACAACCAAGATCAAGAACCTGGATAACAATATTGGCTCTTTCAAGGTCAAACTTTCAAGAGAAGCTCTAAAAGAGATATCTAATGCTGTACCCATCGAAGAGGTAGCCGGTAGTAGAAGCTATACAAACACAGATCATTTAGAATGGAAGTTTGCCAACACTCCACCAAAGAAATGA